In the genome of Streptomyces sp. P3, the window ACGCTCGGCATCTTCGGCGGAACCTGGCTGACCGTCCGTTTCACCAGGGCTTCGCTCAGCGAGGACCTGGCCTGGGCGGACGTCTTCGCCGTCGCGTCCCTCGCCGGCATCGGTTTCACCGTCTCGCTGCTGATCGGGGAGTTGGCCTTCGAGGGCGAGGCGATCCTGACCGACGAGGTGAAGGCCGCCGTCCTGCTGGGCTCGCTGATCGCCGCGTCGCTGGCGACGGTGCTGCTGAAGCTGCGCAACGCCCGGTACCGCCGGATGTGCGAGACGGAGGAGCGCGACGACGACCTCGACGGCATCCCCGACGTCTACGAGCAGGACGACCCGGCGTACCACCTGCGGATGGCGGAGATCCACGACCGCAGGGCCGCCGAACACCGCCGCACGGCCGAGGAGATCAGCCGGCGGATCGCCCAGGAGGACGCCGCCGCGCGCCACGGGCTTGCCGAAGTGCCGGGCGGGGCAGGCGAGGACGGCGACCGTCCGGCATGATCTGACGGGACGGTACAAAAGAACCCGGAAACGAACCCGGAAACAAAGCCGGAAACGAAGCCGGACGGAAGCTGGAAACGCATCCGGTGATCCGGCCCCCCGGAACCGGGAAACACAGAGCAGCAGGAGAGGGAGAACGCGATGAGCGCACCCGACGGCAGCCCGGTCGGCGCCGAACGCAGCATCGGCCAGCTGTTCGCCTCGGCGACGACCGAATTGTCGGCGCTGGTGCACGACGAGATCGCGCTGGCGAAGGCGCAGTTGAAGCAGGACGTCAAGCGCGGCGCGGTGAGCGGCGGGCTGCTCTCGGTGGCCGGCGCGGTCCTGGTGTTCTCGCTGCCGATGCTGAACTTCGCCCTGGCGTACGGCATCCGGACCTGGAGCGACTGGAACCTCGCGATCTGCTTCCTGTTGTCCTTCGTCGCGAACTGCTTGGTGGCGGGCGTCCTCGGGCTGCTCGGCGTGGTCTTCGCGAAGAAGGCGCAGAAGGGCAAGGGGCCGCAGAAGGTGGCCGCGTCCATGAAGGAGACGGCGGGCGTCCTGCAGAACGCCAAGCCGCACCCGCGGCCCGAGCTGCCCCAGGAGCGGGCGCCGGAGGCCCTCGAGGCTGTGGCACGCTCGTCGTCATGACGGACCCCGCGCTTCCCTCGCCCCCGCCCGCCTCGCTCGTACGGCCGGACGCGGTCTTCGGCGTGCCGGTCACCCACCGCGAGGTCGCCGCGAACGGTGCGCGGTTCCACATCGCGGAGGCCGGTGACGGTCCGCTCGTCATGCTCGTCCACGGCTTTCCGCAGTTCTGGTGGACGTGGCGGCACCAGCTGGTCGCGCTGGCCGACG includes:
- a CDS encoding phage holin family protein produces the protein MSAPDGSPVGAERSIGQLFASATTELSALVHDEIALAKAQLKQDVKRGAVSGGLLSVAGAVLVFSLPMLNFALAYGIRTWSDWNLAICFLLSFVANCLVAGVLGLLGVVFAKKAQKGKGPQKVAASMKETAGVLQNAKPHPRPELPQERAPEALEAVARSSS